Proteins encoded together in one Camelina sativa cultivar DH55 chromosome 9, Cs, whole genome shotgun sequence window:
- the LOC104711710 gene encoding uncharacterized protein LOC104711710 isoform X4 — protein sequence MAADLDDCSVSEQESSSSLSPPLPPPRSPSNQPEFWMRVEEATREIIEQVHPTHVAEDRRKNVIMFVQHLLGIKLGCEVHSFGSVPLKTYLPDGDIDLTAFGGHLLEEDLAAKVFSVLEREERTGTTEFVVKDVQLIRAEVKLVKCLVQNIVVDISFNQIGGICTLCFLEKIDHLIAKDHLFKRSIILIKAWCYYESRILGAFHGLISTYALETLVLYIFHLFHSSLNGPLAVLYKFLDYFSKFDWDNYCISLNGPVCLSSLPEIVVETPENGGEELLLTSEFLMECMEMFSVPSRGFETNPRVFPSKYLNIVDPLKENNNLGRSVSKGNFYRIRSAFTYGARKLGQIFLQSDENISSELRKFFSNMLHRHGSGRRPDVLDAVPLVRYNRYSAISPASTVNHFQEGQVVYESESSSSSVAAGNGRHDQENSLYAGVSTTSTTGHDLSRSPNETPPLVSEERFAGDAKDLATLRTQKLEISDETVKPPCLSDKKGVSPLNGKHHSLHQMRNGEVLNGNGVGKQHVVHEDLPFIGSVPSPQEDMHLHNSGHCVSGTRNRLSDLSGDYESQLTSLRFGRFWFECVQNGLFFPISPPGLSQAPNNNSWDVIRHALPFRQNGPPSVNTNGVSPRQVFFHVNPQMIPGTGFGMEELPKPRGTGTYFPNAHHYRDRPFSPRARMSHQVRSPRNNGRGMLHAHSEMNFPDRNTRERQLHYPNQTNGSCDMSQPDSLESIPDTNGSANHPYEKAPDFRPTEPPPVEVVCPPEGSKQRDGVGGHQNRRPKSIPSPPQEDRNVHVG from the exons atGGCTGCGGATCTCGATGATTGTTCTGTATCGGAACAAGAGAGTTCGTCCTCATTGTCACCACCGCTTCCGCCGCCTCGGTCTCCCTCGAATCAGCCCGAGTTTTGGATGAGAGTCGAGGAAGCCACCCGTGAAATCATAGAGCAGGTTCATCCTACACATGTCGCCGAGGATCgaagaaaaaatgtcattatGTTTGTTCAACATCTACTCGGCATCAAACTTGGCTGCGag GTGCATTCTTTTGGATCAGTCCCATTGAAAACGTATCTTCCTGATGGAGACATTGATCTCACAGCTTTTGGTGGACATTTACTCGAGGAAGACCTGGCGGCTAAAGTTTTCTCTGTACTTGAGAGGGAAGAACGTACTGGAACTACCGAGTTTGTGGTTAAGGATGTGCAGTTAATTCGGGCTGAG GTTAAGCTTGTTAAATGTTTGGTGCAAAACATTGTGGTTGATATCTCTTTCAATCAGATTGGTGGGATATGTACGCTGTGCTTTCTCGAGAAG ATCGATCACCTCATTGCAAAGGACCATCTTTTCAAGCGAAGTATCATACTCATCAAAGCTTGGTGCTACTATGAGAGCCGTATTCTCGGGGCTTTCCATGGATTGATATCCACATATGCTTTGGAGACGTTGGTCTTATATATCTTCCATCTCTTCCATTCATCGTTGAATGGTCCACTAGCA GTTCTATACAAATTTTTGGACTACTTCAGCAAGTTCGACTGGGATAACTATTGCATTAGCCTGAATGGTCCCGTCTGCCTTTCCTCTTTACCAGAAATTGTTG TTGAGACTCCGGAAAATGGGGGGGAAGAACTTCTGCTGACCAGTGAGTTCCTTATGGAATGTATGGAGATGTTCTCTGTACCTTCACGAGGATTTGAGACAAACCCTCGTGTGTTTCCATCAAAGTATCTTAATATAGTCGATCCgcttaaagaaaataacaatctTGGACGCAGCGTAAGCAAAG GTAACTTTTATCGTATACGAAGTGCATTCACATATGGTGCTCGGAAGCTTGGGCAAATCTTTTTGCAGTCAGACGAAAACATAAGCTCTGAGCTTCGTAAGTTCTTCTCTAACATGCTACATAGGCATGGGAGTGGCCGGAGGCCCGATGTCCTTGATGCTGTTCCATTGGTAAGGTACAACAGGTACAGTGCTATATCGCCAGCTTCAACTGTCAACCATTTCCAAGAAGGCCAAGTGGTTTATGAATCAGAGTCCTCCAGTTCATCTGTTGCTGCTGGAAATGGTAGACATGACCAAGAAAACTCGTTGTATGCAGGAGTAAGTACAACGAGTACAACTGGGCATGATTTAAGCAGATCACCTAATGAAACACCCCCATTAGTTTCAGAGGAACGATTTGCAGGAGACGCAAAAGACTTGGCTACTTTGAGGACTCAAAAGCTTGAGATTTCTGATGAAACAGTGAAACCTCCGTGCCTTAGTGATAAGAAAGGTGTCTCTCCTTTAAATGGTAAGCACCATTCTCTTCATCAGATGAGAAATGGAGAAGTTTTAAATGGTAACGGGGTGGGTAAACAGCATGTTGTTCATGAAGACCTGCCGTTTATAGGTTCAGTACCTTCGCCACAGGAGGACATGCATCTCCATAACTCGGGTCATTGTGTTTCTGGCACTCGGAATAGGCTGTCTGACCTCTCAGGCGATTACGAAAGTCAGCTTACCAGTTTGCGATTTGGGCGTTTTTGGTTTGAGTGTGTCCAAAATGGTCTTTTCTTTCCGATATCACCTCCTGGGCTGTCTCAGGCGCCAAACAACAATTCATGGGATGTAATTCGCCATGCTCTGCCATTCAGGCAGAATGGGCCTCCTTCAGTAAACACCAATGGAGTTTCTCCGAGACAGGTTTTCTTTCATGTGAACCCTCAGATGATTCCAGGTACTGGTTTTGGTATGGAGGAATTACCTAAGCCAAGAGGAACTGGAACATACTTCCCCAATGCG CACCATTACAGGGATAGACCGTTCTCACCAAGAGCAAGAATGTCACATCAAGTTAGGTCGCCTCGTAACAATGGCCGAGGCATGCTACATGCGCACTCAGAAATGAATTTTCCTGACAGAAACACCCGTGAGAGACAGCTTCATTATCCCAACCAAACAAATGGTTCATGTGATATGAGTCAACCTGATTCACTTGAAAGCATTCCTGATACCAATGGTTCTGCAAATCATCCATATGAAAAGGCTCCGGATTTTAGGCCTACGGAGCCTCCACCAGTGGAAGTAGTCTGCCCTCCTGAGGGCAGCAAGCAAAGAGATGGCGTTGGAGGTCATCAGAATCGGCGTCCCAAATCTATACCCTCGCCTCCACAGGAAGATCG TAATGTACATGTAGGGTAA
- the LOC104711710 gene encoding uncharacterized protein LOC104711710 isoform X1, which produces MAADLDDCSVSEQESSSSLSPPLPPPRSPSNQPEFWMRVEEATREIIEQVHPTHVAEDRRKNVIMFVQHLLGIKLGCEVHSFGSVPLKTYLPDGDIDLTAFGGHLLEEDLAAKVFSVLEREERTGTTEFVVKDVQLIRAEVKLVKCLVQNIVVDISFNQIGGICTLCFLEKIDHLIAKDHLFKRSIILIKAWCYYESRILGAFHGLISTYALETLVLYIFHLFHSSLNGPLAVLYKFLDYFSKFDWDNYCISLNGPVCLSSLPEIVVETPENGGEELLLTSEFLMECMEMFSVPSRGFETNPRVFPSKYLNIVDPLKENNNLGRSVSKGNFYRIRSAFTYGARKLGQIFLQSDENISSELRKFFSNMLHRHGSGRRPDVLDAVPLVRYNRYSAISPASTVNHFQEGQVVYESESSSSSVAAGNGRHDQENSLYAGVSTTSTTGHDLSRSPNETPPLVSEERFAGDAKDLATLRTQKLEISDETVKPPCLSDKKGVSPLNGKHHSLHQMRNGEVLNGNGVGKQHVVHEDLPFIGSVPSPQEDMHLHNSGHCVSGTRNRLSDLSGDYESQLTSLRFGRFWFECVQNGLFFPISPPGLSQAPNNNSWDVIRHALPFRQNGPPSVNTNGVSPRQVFFHVNPQMIPGTGFGMEELPKPRGTGTYFPNAHHYRDRPFSPRARMSHQVRSPRNNGRGMLHAHSEMNFPDRNTRERQLHYPNQTNGSCDMSQPDSLESIPDTNGSANHPYEKAPDFRPTEPPPVEVVCPPEGSKQRDGVGGHQNRRPKSIPSPPQEDRVTPTQSYHLTDDHEFPPL; this is translated from the exons atGGCTGCGGATCTCGATGATTGTTCTGTATCGGAACAAGAGAGTTCGTCCTCATTGTCACCACCGCTTCCGCCGCCTCGGTCTCCCTCGAATCAGCCCGAGTTTTGGATGAGAGTCGAGGAAGCCACCCGTGAAATCATAGAGCAGGTTCATCCTACACATGTCGCCGAGGATCgaagaaaaaatgtcattatGTTTGTTCAACATCTACTCGGCATCAAACTTGGCTGCGag GTGCATTCTTTTGGATCAGTCCCATTGAAAACGTATCTTCCTGATGGAGACATTGATCTCACAGCTTTTGGTGGACATTTACTCGAGGAAGACCTGGCGGCTAAAGTTTTCTCTGTACTTGAGAGGGAAGAACGTACTGGAACTACCGAGTTTGTGGTTAAGGATGTGCAGTTAATTCGGGCTGAG GTTAAGCTTGTTAAATGTTTGGTGCAAAACATTGTGGTTGATATCTCTTTCAATCAGATTGGTGGGATATGTACGCTGTGCTTTCTCGAGAAG ATCGATCACCTCATTGCAAAGGACCATCTTTTCAAGCGAAGTATCATACTCATCAAAGCTTGGTGCTACTATGAGAGCCGTATTCTCGGGGCTTTCCATGGATTGATATCCACATATGCTTTGGAGACGTTGGTCTTATATATCTTCCATCTCTTCCATTCATCGTTGAATGGTCCACTAGCA GTTCTATACAAATTTTTGGACTACTTCAGCAAGTTCGACTGGGATAACTATTGCATTAGCCTGAATGGTCCCGTCTGCCTTTCCTCTTTACCAGAAATTGTTG TTGAGACTCCGGAAAATGGGGGGGAAGAACTTCTGCTGACCAGTGAGTTCCTTATGGAATGTATGGAGATGTTCTCTGTACCTTCACGAGGATTTGAGACAAACCCTCGTGTGTTTCCATCAAAGTATCTTAATATAGTCGATCCgcttaaagaaaataacaatctTGGACGCAGCGTAAGCAAAG GTAACTTTTATCGTATACGAAGTGCATTCACATATGGTGCTCGGAAGCTTGGGCAAATCTTTTTGCAGTCAGACGAAAACATAAGCTCTGAGCTTCGTAAGTTCTTCTCTAACATGCTACATAGGCATGGGAGTGGCCGGAGGCCCGATGTCCTTGATGCTGTTCCATTGGTAAGGTACAACAGGTACAGTGCTATATCGCCAGCTTCAACTGTCAACCATTTCCAAGAAGGCCAAGTGGTTTATGAATCAGAGTCCTCCAGTTCATCTGTTGCTGCTGGAAATGGTAGACATGACCAAGAAAACTCGTTGTATGCAGGAGTAAGTACAACGAGTACAACTGGGCATGATTTAAGCAGATCACCTAATGAAACACCCCCATTAGTTTCAGAGGAACGATTTGCAGGAGACGCAAAAGACTTGGCTACTTTGAGGACTCAAAAGCTTGAGATTTCTGATGAAACAGTGAAACCTCCGTGCCTTAGTGATAAGAAAGGTGTCTCTCCTTTAAATGGTAAGCACCATTCTCTTCATCAGATGAGAAATGGAGAAGTTTTAAATGGTAACGGGGTGGGTAAACAGCATGTTGTTCATGAAGACCTGCCGTTTATAGGTTCAGTACCTTCGCCACAGGAGGACATGCATCTCCATAACTCGGGTCATTGTGTTTCTGGCACTCGGAATAGGCTGTCTGACCTCTCAGGCGATTACGAAAGTCAGCTTACCAGTTTGCGATTTGGGCGTTTTTGGTTTGAGTGTGTCCAAAATGGTCTTTTCTTTCCGATATCACCTCCTGGGCTGTCTCAGGCGCCAAACAACAATTCATGGGATGTAATTCGCCATGCTCTGCCATTCAGGCAGAATGGGCCTCCTTCAGTAAACACCAATGGAGTTTCTCCGAGACAGGTTTTCTTTCATGTGAACCCTCAGATGATTCCAGGTACTGGTTTTGGTATGGAGGAATTACCTAAGCCAAGAGGAACTGGAACATACTTCCCCAATGCG CACCATTACAGGGATAGACCGTTCTCACCAAGAGCAAGAATGTCACATCAAGTTAGGTCGCCTCGTAACAATGGCCGAGGCATGCTACATGCGCACTCAGAAATGAATTTTCCTGACAGAAACACCCGTGAGAGACAGCTTCATTATCCCAACCAAACAAATGGTTCATGTGATATGAGTCAACCTGATTCACTTGAAAGCATTCCTGATACCAATGGTTCTGCAAATCATCCATATGAAAAGGCTCCGGATTTTAGGCCTACGGAGCCTCCACCAGTGGAAGTAGTCTGCCCTCCTGAGGGCAGCAAGCAAAGAGATGGCGTTGGAGGTCATCAGAATCGGCGTCCCAAATCTATACCCTCGCCTCCACAGGAAGATCG GGTAACGCCTACACAGTCATACCATTTGACGGATGATCATGAGTTCCCTCCTTTGTAG